The genomic stretch ccttcaTCTGTTTAaagaaaatgtgaatgttgcgaTTAGGAAGTttcatttgagtagccatgaagtttgcaaagtcagtcagtgagggcatctgcatagggcagtggtctccaggtgttttggcctacaactcccagaaatcccagccagtttaccagctgttaggattgctgggagttgaaggccaaaacatctgaggacccacaggttgagaagcactggcatAGAGGTAgtctggcctctgttgcctggaggcatcctctgcttGATgtcacattaactgtcatgggcCAATGCTATAGATTTTGGGCATTTGTATGTGATGTGTCTTCCCTTTTGTCTGTttaaagaaagtgtgaatgttgcgattAGCAACTTggattagcatttgagtagccatgaagtttgcaaagtcagtcagtgaaggtatctgcatagggcagtggttctcaacctgggggttcctagtgttttggcctacaactcccagaaatcccagccagtttaccagctgttaggattgctgggaattgaaggccaaaacatctggagacccacaggttgagacgcactggcatagaggtagcctggcctctgttgcctggaggcatgcTATGCTTGATGTCATATTAACTGCCATGGGCCAATGCTATAGATTTTGGGCATTTGTATATGATGTGTCTTCCCTTTTGTCTGTttaaaacaagtgtgaatgttgtgattagcAAACATGAATTAACATTTGAGTAgcaatgaagtttgcaaagtcaatcagtgagggtatctgcatataGTGtagcctttgttgcctggaggcatccacTGTTTGGTGCTAACTGGCCCTTGATTGGTTGTTGTCTgaagttctcctgtttctgaatggtgttcattatttactatctctctctctctctctctctctctatatatatatatatatacagtagagtctcacttatccaacataaacgggccggcagaatgttggataagcgaatatgttggataataaggagggattaaagaaaagcctattaaacatcaaattaggttatgattttacaaattaagaaccaaaacatcatgttatacaaaaaatttgacagaaaaagtagtccaatacgcagtaatgctatgtagtaattactgtatttacaaatttagcatcaaaatatcacgaagtattgaaaacattgactacaaaaatgcgttggataatccagaatgttggataagcgagtgttggataagtgagattctactgtatatatatataaacacacacacatatacatacatatagacacacatacaCTCCACTTGCATCACTGCCTACAGAatctctgaagataccagccacaaaTGCAAGCAAAACATTGGGAGAGAATTCTGccaaaacatggccatataggcaaaaactctcagcaacccagttcaaagtagacaatctggattcagaaactggattacattgcAATGTAGATACAGCCTAAGGTTATCTTGCCAGCCAATTCATAATATTGGGGATAATTAGATAGGCAACCTGACTTTCTCCTTCCAGAGGGGAAGAacttgggatataaataaagaaataaccaaaaataatcaaataagaCAAGGCAAGGCAGCACTGTGCAGAGATCTGTATTGTCCTCCTTATGTTTCTGAATTTTCAGCAAGTTGGGAAgtagggtatttatttatttatttatttatttatttgcagtatttatattccgcccttctcaccccaaaggggactcagggcggattacaatgaacacatatatggaaaacattcaatgccaacagacaaacaacattcagttttagacagacacagaggcattttaatgtCTTTCCAGCTTcaagattccggccacagggggagctgttgcttcaccgtccattggtggctgttcttcctcattcttttcctcgtgagcagttttatggtgttgtagattagttaaattagcctcccgcataaagcatacctaaattttccctacttgacagatgcaactgtctttcgggctgcataggtcaacagcaagccggggctattttttttttaatggtcggaggcttaacccgacccgggcttcgaactcatgacctctcggtcagtagtgatttatagcagctggttactagccagctgcgccacagcccggcccctgtgggTCATATTGTGGGTAGTATTGAGAAAACAGGAATCACCGACAAAGTGACATCATGTCATCCTGTAGTCCTATTGAGAATTCAGAAGGCAAGATTTGAGTCATGAGAACAATTGTTCCGTTGACCCAAGGAAAAATGAATAGTACAGATGCTATTGTAGTGGCATATGGTATGTGGGCTCATCTCCTGAAAACATAGACATGTATTCCTGCAAACAGAGCTGGGTGTGTTTTTGGCTGTAACCGGGTTGTAGCGACTGTCTGTGTGCGTGCAAAATGCAGGCATTGGCCCTgataagaattatttatttatttatttatttatttacagtatttatattccgcccttctcaccccgaaggggactcagggcggattacaatgaacacatatatggcaaacattcaatgccaacagacaaacaacatacattagacagactcagaggcatttttttaaacatttttccagcttcacgattccggccacagggggagctgttgcttcaccgtccagtagtggctgtacttcctcattcctttcctcgtgttttgctggcagttttatggtgttgtaaattagcctcccgcataaagcgtccctaaatttccctaattgacaggtgcaactgtctttcggggctgcataggtcaacagcaagccggggctattaatggttggaggcttaacccgaccagggcttcgaactcatgaccactcagtcagtagtgatttatagcagctggttactagccagctgcgccacagcccagctccCATTAATTCTGCCCAATTAATGAATTTTTCCCTTGATCCCCAGATTTCTAatattgcagtaacttaaaacttctgttgagcatttagaaacacAATTGGGCTAAGTTCCTAGGGAAGGCGAACAAACACATAGAAGAGCTCTAGGTGTGATTGATTTTCAGGGTCTTCAAATATGGGGAGTGAATGAAAATTTCATGGGATGGAGCAAAACTTTAATTTGAGGGGGAAATGCCTTCATCTTGCTTCTTCACCATTATGTaactgataaaaaaaatattcagcaCACTTTGAGCTGGTCATGCCAAGATAAGCAACTGGGGTCTTCTGCACAGTTTCCTCTGATTGTATTCAGCCACCTCTTGGGAGTCTGAGACAGAATGTATAAAACTGTGTTTTTTTCCAACCCAAGTTATTGGTTGGCCATTACTTTCCCGAtggatcggtacctattgatctacttacatttgcatgtttttgaactgctaggttggcagaagctagggctaacagcaggagctcacctcgctccctggattcgaactgccaacctttcagtcagcaagttcagcagctaagtggtTTAACATAACATAATCAACATAATCGGTCACTAAGTCAGGGAACCAAATTTCACACCCATTGCCACAATCTATATGTTTCCTGCCTCAAACTCAAGATAggtttaaatgtttaaatttttatcattgtgcatgtcttttgtctattgttgtgttttatattgctattgtttttattcgggcttggccccatgtaaaccgccctgagtcccctttggggagatagaggcggggtataaaaataaagttattattattattattacagtagagtctcacttatccaacataaacgggccggcagaatgttggataagcgaatatgttggataataaggaggcattaaggaaaagcctattaaacatcaaattaggttatgattttacaaattaagcaccaaaacatcatgttagacaacaaatttggcagaaaaagtagttcaatacgcagtaatgctatgtagtaattactatatttatgaatttagcaccaaaatatcacgatatattgaaaacattgactacaaaaatgcgttggataatccagaacgttggataagcgagtgttggataagtgagactctactgtattattattattattattattattattattattattattattattattattattattatatactctgTCTTCTTCCTTGGAAAACAGAAAGCCGTTTTGAGAAATAGCAAATTTCAATGAAATTGGAGACGTGTTTGTAAAAGCAACACATAAAGCATTGAGATCCTAGAGCAGTGGGTCCtcaggtgtcttggcctacaactcccagaaatcccagtcagtttacgagttgttaggatttctgggagttgaaggccaaaacatctggggacccacaagttgagaaccactgccctagaatctagatcagtggttcttgacTTTGGTCTTCAAGTGCACTGAACTTTATCTCCCAGACGATTGGCTACAACTGGCTCagacttctgggaactgaagtcctaaacatctgAAAGACGCCAGgttgatctagatcaggggtcctcaaactaaggcctggcagctacatgcggcccatcgaagccatttatccggcccccgtgacggcggctccctcctcctcctttcccgcctcctccctcacctatTGCGCGCCTTCTAAAGCtttccttgtttataatggtattttaattattatttaattaataatttactaaggggtgctttgccagtgcttttggtgcacaaaggcaaaagggggttggactaaatggcccaaggggtcttttccaatcctctttattattattattattattattattattattattattattattattatcattatcatcatcatcgtcatcatcatcaacattattattattattattattattggcacaaagacacagtataacacagcaaacgatatatatatatatatatacacacacacacacacacacacacacacacatatacatacagtagagtctcacttatccaacactcacttatccaacgttctggattatccaacacatttttgtagtcaacgttttcaatatatcatgatattttggtgctaaattcataaatacagtaattacgacatagcattaatgtgtaatgaactactttttctgtcaaatttgttgtataacatgatgttttggtgcttaatttgtaaaatcataacctaatttggtgtttaataggctttttcttaatctctccttattatccaacatattcacttatccaacattctgccagcccgtttatgttggataagtgagaggttatgattttacaaataaagcaccaaaacatcatgttatacaacaaatttgacagaaaaagtagttcattacacattaatgctatgtaattacagtaattactgtatttacgaatttagcaccaaaatatcatgatatattgaaaacgttgactacaaaaatgcgttggataatccagaacgttggataagtgagactctactgtgtatatgtgtgtgtgtgtgtgtgtgtgtgtgtgtgtgtgtgtgtatatatatatatatatatatatatatatttatatatatatatatacctctgctggatttcgtatcacaaaatcacaagttgaacacttccctggcgtttaggactgtgtgatgtatgatgatgatgatgattattattattattattattattattattattaacaacattgaggctgggtggccatctgtcaggagtgctttgcttgtgcctttggtgcacaaaggtagaagagggttggacaagatggtccaaggtgtctcttccaaccctctttattatttttattatgattattattaacattgaggctgtatttcttcccgtttggttttttttttacttcaaaataagatttaTTTTTACTTCAAAATTTACTTcaaaatgtgcataggaatttgtttataggtttttttttcaactatagtccggccctccagtggtctgagggaccgtgaactggccccctgtttaaaaagtttggggacccctgatctagatgatggtGACGtaagctcccatcatccctcaccattgCTGGGATTGCAGAGTAGATAGGAACTGGAGTTCTAACAACACCCAAAGACCAGAAGTCCTGACTTAGAAGGTCTGTTTTCTTCAAACTAATAGAAACTTTGAGAACTGATATCTTCTTCCCTCTTTGATTTCCACAGGAGAAAGGCGTCTTTCATGACTATGTGGCAACTGGACCTTGAGTGGCATCCCTGGACCATGCTCCTCGAGGACAAGAGAGCGTCCTGACTTCCACGCATGGCGTCCACTTCATGAGGCTTTGCACAAGGCAGAGCTGGCATGGAAAACCACAGCAACAACCATACCTGTTTGATGGATGATTCCTTCAAGTACAACCTCTACGGAGCGGTCTACAGCGTGGTGTTCGTCCTGGGCTTGATCACCAACTGTGCCTCGTTGTTTGTCTTCTGCTTTCGTATTAACATGCGGAGCGAGACCACTATTTTTATGACCAACCTGGCGGTCTCCGACCTGCTCTTTGTCTTCACTCTCCCCTTCAAGATCTTCTACAACTTCAACCGACATTGGCCGTTTGGAGACCCTTTGTGCAGGATCTCCGGCACGGCCTTCTTGACCAACATTTACGGGAGTATGCTGTTCCTCACTTGCATCAGCGTCGACCGCTTCCTTGCGATCGTCTACCCGTTTCGATCTCGTACTATTCGGACGAGGCGGAATTCAGCCATTGTGTGCGCGGGGGTGTGGATTCTGGTTCTCAGCGGAGGGATCTCGGCGTCCTTGTTTTccaccaccaacaccaccaacaatAGCACCACGTGCTTTGAAGGCTTTTCCAAACGGATATGGAAGACCTACTTATCCAAGATTACAATATTTATTGAAGTGGTCGGCTTCATCATTCCCCTCCTGCTCAACCTCACGTGTTCCTCTTTGGTCTTGAGGACTCTTCGGAAACCCGCCACCCTCTCGCAGATTGGCACCAACAAAGAGAAGGTTCTCAAGATGATTATAGTGCACGTGGCCATTTTCGTGGTGTGTTTTGTGCCCTACAACTCCATCCTTTTCCTGTACGCTCTCGTTCGTTCCCAGGCCATTGCAAACTGTTCCTTGGAGAGATTCGTGAGGACTTTCTACCCCATCACCTTGTGCATTGCCACCATGAACTGCTGCTTTGACCCTTTCGTCTACTACTTCACATCAGAGTCCTTCCAGAAGTCTTTCTATATAACTCCACACCTCAAAACGGATTCCCTGTTCAAAACTGAAACTCCTTTAACAAAGATTGGCCTGCCAGCCATGCAGGAAGAGATGAGCCACCGGGCCATCACAAATGGGGGAGAGGTGACATCTGAATCAAGTTTTTGATCCCGGAGCTTTCTCTACCACCCATAGGACTCCATTCGGAACTCCATTCAAAACCATCCAAGATGGGAACTGTACTGGaaactgtgtatatgtgtgcatatatgtgaaCATATACACGATGTATGTATATGCACAGCCAGATGTTTCTCTGGCCTTTTAAAAACTCATCATCCCATTTTTAACTAGTAACATGGTCCATATTTGCGTCTTGCTTTTAAagctacaaaataataaaaatgttttactgTATCTTGATTTCAGCAGAGCCGATTATTTGTAGTCAGTAGATACATTATGAACCTGGTATCCGAGGGGCTGGTATCCCCAATGTCATTCATCCATGTTTGACAAAATATCTTCTCTGactatattatttattgttggggcagaagtccttcatttctttttttaaaactttttatttatgagttttataatacataaaatacaatacaaacataggaggggggaaaaaaagagagaaaaacacacacacaaccaacAACCCCCACAATTCGCCTTCCGGCCCTTTTGCATGACAACACCTTTTCCAAAGTAGGATTTATTTCTGCGGCGCACTTAGGTGCATTTAAATCCTAAGTTAATTTCTTACTATAGTTACATATAATTCATACTTTCTTTACTCATATAATCTCTCAGTAGAGACCAATTTGTCTCATGTCTTGTAGCATCGTCCTGTTTTATATATTGAGTCAACAagtccatgtttttaatttctaAGAGTCTTAAAAGCCAATTTTCCCTTGATGGcgtttcttgtgttttccatagttTTGCCAGACAAATCCTGGCTGCCGTCACCTAATAGGAAA from Anolis carolinensis isolate JA03-04 unplaced genomic scaffold, rAnoCar3.1.pri scaffold_12, whole genome shotgun sequence encodes the following:
- the lpar4 gene encoding lysophosphatidic acid receptor 4; protein product: MENHSNNHTCLMDDSFKYNLYGAVYSVVFVLGLITNCASLFVFCFRINMRSETTIFMTNLAVSDLLFVFTLPFKIFYNFNRHWPFGDPLCRISGTAFLTNIYGSMLFLTCISVDRFLAIVYPFRSRTIRTRRNSAIVCAGVWILVLSGGISASLFSTTNTTNNSTTCFEGFSKRIWKTYLSKITIFIEVVGFIIPLLLNLTCSSLVLRTLRKPATLSQIGTNKEKVLKMIIVHVAIFVVCFVPYNSILFLYALVRSQAIANCSLERFVRTFYPITLCIATMNCCFDPFVYYFTSESFQKSFYITPHLKTDSLFKTETPLTKIGLPAMQEEMSHRAITNGGEVTSESSF